Within the Papaver somniferum cultivar HN1 unplaced genomic scaffold, ASM357369v1 unplaced-scaffold_22, whole genome shotgun sequence genome, the region cgtaaggttttacgattttaccccttttctaaaaaccaccatcaacattaagtcccctgcttagcttggaacaggagCCTTGTGGCAAGGTAAGCATAAgttggtgacagacgaggacagaactgagacagtaagtcgtgaaaaGGGGTTAAGGAGACTTTTCTGACCTTTTTTgagatgtaagtagaattcgCAATTCTTGCCTCTGGTAGCTTTGTATAGACCCCAGTCGTTTACATGCCTTTGTGGTCAGGCTTTGGAGCgtgaggcggagctgctagcatagactggGTGTTAAAGGGACTTGTCAGTATTAATGAGCCTGGAATGGGCGTGGGCCGTTTGGAAGAGCATGGCGTTGGAAAGCATGGTGTGGTGCGGATTGGCAGTTGGCGCGGATTGGCAGCTGGCGCGAATTGGGAAGCTGACGCGGATTGGGAAGCTGGCGCGGATTGAGTGCTTGGTGGGACCGGTGCTAGCAAGGAGGGTGCGTGCGTTTTTTGGAAGTGGCCAAGCTTGCTATTACGGGCCCAACTGCCTTTCTCCACGCACGTCTTTGAAAAGGGAGTCCTTCCTTTATTGATCTGTTGAGGTTGCATCGAAACTTGATAATTGGAAATGAAAAGAAAGCGAAAAGGGTGCTTGGATTTTCGCGCCCTGATGTAGCACTGTGTGAGATAGTGGTTAGGCATAGTATTCCTTGAGTCATTTCTCGTTGATGACTGCCTCTAGCTTTCCTCCATCTTCCTTGATAATATTGTAGTACCCACTGTCATACGCCTTCGTAATTATATATGGCCCTTCCAATTTTGGGGAAAAATTTGGTGCAGATacgtcttgctggatgtgtttaGCAGTCTTCAACACCAAATCTCCTGCTTCGAAAACCCTGGGTTTCACAGTtctgttgtatgctctggaaactcTGTTTCTGTATGCCTGTGCGTGTTCTTCTGCGCTGAATCTTCTGGAATCTATGGTGTCTAGTTCCGATATTCTGGCATTCATTGTttcggcttcatcccattgaACTCCACTTGTTGCGGCAATTCTGGCAGACGTGATTTTAATTTCAGCTGGGAGGATTGTGTCCGCACCGTAGACGAGAGAGTAGGGAGAAGCACCGGTGGAGCTTCTTGGAGATGTTCGGTATTCCCAGAGAGCCATTGGAAGCTGCTCATGCCATGTTCTGGGATTTTCGTGTACCGTTCGGCTGAGAATTCGAATCAGGGTCTTGTTGGTGCTCTCGGCTTCCCCGTTTCCTTGGGGTTAGTATACGATAGAGAAGACTTGTTTGATACCGTACCTCTCGAGTAATCCCTGTACTTGTTTGTTAGCAAAAGGTGTGCCGTTATCGGCGATGATGTGTTTAGGTACGCCAAAACGGTAGATGATGTGTTCCTTGATGAACGCCACGATTATGACTTTGGTGGTTCCTTTCAAGGGGATAGCTTCgaaccatttggtgaagtacttGGTCGCGGTTattatgtattcatgctgctttgaagatggaagattgatcttcccgatgatgtcaagtccccagctgtaaaagAGCCATGGACTACTTATCGAGTGCAGGGGTGTTGGAGGCGCGTGGATAAGGTTCTCGTGGACCTGGCATTCCAGGAATTTCTGAACGAAAGCAGCTGCgtcatcttccatggtcggccagtagtatttctcatgTATTTGAAGAAACAACTTTTGTTtcccttggtgttcgccttcgtgcatttctctGAGCATGAACGGGATTTACGCCTCATTCAAACATCGCAGTAAACTTCCTCCAAAACTTTTGCGATATAAAATCCTGTCATGGAACACAAACTTTTTGGATTCGTCTTTTATCTTGGACGCGTTTTCTTTGTTGGTAGGGAGTATGCCATCGCAGAGGTAGCTGATGTACGACCTCTGCCAGTCCCCAGCGAGATTAATATTGAAGAATTCTGACTGATGCGGTGGTGCTTGGCAATTGGAACATGTTTTCTGAAGCGATCGGGATTGAGCCTCCATCTCTGGCCAGTAGTAACCTGGCCAGTAGTAACCAAGTCGTTGTAAACGACGATAGAGGGTTACTACCGATGTTATCCCACATACCTCGTCATGGACGCGGTCAAGTTGATGTTGCACCTCTTCCTTTCCGAGGCATACCGACAGGGAGCCGTCTGGGTTTCGATGGTATAGAACGCCTTGAAGCATAAAGAAACTTCGCAAAGTCTTGAGACTGACCTTACCCTGGGAAAGTGAGCTGTTGAGTTCCTGGATAATAGGAGTTCTCCAGTCATCTTCTCCGTCCTTCTTAGGTAGCGGAAGCCACGTGGAAGCTATGGTTCGCCttttcactgtcagggtttcttcGAATCCTTCGAACTGCAGCTTTGATGATAGTGTATCTAGACAATCAGCGTGCTTGTTGCTATTACGTCCGATGTGTGTGATGGTTACATCAACGAAGTAGTTTAGCAGTTTTTGTGCTTCAGCCCTATATGACGCCGGTGTTAATTCCTTTAGCGCGTAGATTCCGTTCATCTGGTTGACGAGTAGTTTGGAATCACttcttatttccagacgtgtggccCCAGCTTGTTTAGCCAGTGATAgtcctatgaggaaggcttcgtattccgctgagttgttagTGCAAGGGAAGTATAGCTTGAAAGAATACGAGAAGACTTCACCAGCAGGGGATACCAGAACCACGCCTGCTCCTCCGGTGTTAGTACTAGGGGTGGAAGAGCCGTCGAAGAATAGTAGCCATGCCTCTTCTTTGACTAGAAAAACTTCTGGAGGATCTCCAGGAAGACCCTCAAGTAACTTTAAAGTATTTTCTCCTAGGAGTGCTGCTAACAGATCTGCAACAGCTTGTCCTTTAATAGCCTTCGGGGAAGCACACGTTATGTCGAATTCTGACATCTGAAGGAGCCATTTATCCGGTCTccctatcagggccggttttgagaggagaAACTTTATAGGATCAGATTTGGATATCAGTACCACCTTGTTGGAGAGAAGGTAGTGTCGGAACTTTTGGATGGAATAATTTAGAGCCAGACACGCATTTTCCGCTTTGGGGTATCCGAGTTCAGCATCTCTTAatgttcgactgaagtagtatatggtaTGTTCGATCCCTTCGTCGTCTTCTTGAGCGAGGAGGGTTCCAACAACAGTATCACTGAAGGCGGTGTAAAGacacaacggtcttccttgtacaGGGGATTTCATGACGGCCGGGGAGGACAACGTTTGTTGGATTTTCTGATATGCTTCCTGTTGAAGCGTGGTCCACACAAAGCTCGCCACTTTATTTAGTAAAGGAGTAAATGCAGTGACAATCTGCGCCAGTCCCGGTATGaagcggcgaatgtagtttattttactcatgaaactctggagttctttcaaaGTTCGTGGCGGTGGCATCGTAAGTATAGCTTGCGTCTTGACCGGGTCAAATCAAATCCCTTCGGCTGTTACCTGGAACCCTAATAATTTCCCTGAAGAGACACCGAAGGCGCATTTTAAAGGGTTCATCTTTAGCTTGTAttcgcgacacctttcaaacacttgtCGTAGTGTTTCTGGATGGGCTGCtcgagtttttgatttaaccaccacatcatataaataatcctcgacttgtttgtgcatcatgtcgtggaagatggtAGTCATGGCGTGTTGGCAGATGGCGCCAGCATTCTTTAGACCGAAAGGCATTACGGTATAGtagaaatttccgagaggagttcggaaagcggtcttacttgcatcgtgttcgtacatctttatcTGGTTGTCCACTGTACCCGTCCATGAAAAATAACATGTCGTGCCCACTGGTAGCGTCTACCAGCATGTCGATgttggaagtgggaaatcgtcttTAGGGCAGCATTTATTTAAAtctctgaagtcgacacaacatctgatctggccattcttcttctttactggaacgacattagccaaccaggtgggATGGAGAATAGGTTTGATAAAACCAGCGGCTAGCAATTTCTGAATCTCCGCTTTAATTTGTTCTTCTACGTCATTTCTGAACTGTCTCGGGGATTGTTTGACCGGTTTAGATCCGGGTATTATGTGAAGATGGTGGGTGACTATCTTTTCGTCTAAGCCAGGCATCTCTTCATTTGTccatgaaaataaattttgatactCTTTGAGTAGGTCGATCAGCTTCGAGCGTTCCGCTGAGCATAGAGTTGAGATAATCAGGATGGGTCGTGGAGATTCCTCGCTCCCAATATTGGCAGTCTCGAGTTCGTCCGTGGTCGAACTGGTCCCGTCCGGAACTTCCTCATGGTTGTTGTGAAAACATTCTACTGGACGGAGAGACTGGATCGtggtctcccctgttaattgttcACAGTGGCGGCGATACGTGATCTTTCCTTTTTTGTCATGACCTGCGGTGGGAGTGCTTCCTCGTTTGTTGAGGGCGCGGTTTATGCCTTGGATTGGCAGAGGAAGGCTGGCGACTTTCCTTTCGGAGATGGTGGGGGGCGTACATCTCCGTGGAGCGATGTCGACTTATCGTTTTCCTTGAGCGACGTCCATTTCGGCAGCAGGAAGCTGTGAACTCTTTCCGTCGTGTCTCGTAAACCCTTATTTGGTTCAAACGTCTCTATGCAATATATCGGTGCGTAGGGAAATAATGATGCGGAGATACGAACAACTTCCCCGTTCAGCACAATTTTCAGGCACtggtggtatgttgaaggaatgatTTTTTGGTCGTGTAGCCACGATCTTCCTAGTATCATGTTGTAATCTGGTTCTTTCTCGATCACTTCGAATTTCACATTGGATCGGATTGGTCCTACTGTCAACTCCAAGTTAATATactcgtacgtgttggtttggttacCTTCGAAATCTGTCATCGTAGTAGATTGTCGTATGACTTCGCCAGGCCGCACCCTGGAATCCTTGAGCATTCCAAGAATGATGACATTGGaggatgctcctgtgtcgatgagtgCCCTTCGGAACCCCGTGTTCCTGACGAGAGCCGTGGCGTGTATGGCTTGGTTATGACCTTCTTCTACCATCATTTCGTCATCATTGAACACAATATTGTTGATGGATATCTCTGGTGTTCTCGAAGTCCCCACGTGTGAAGGAACCAGAGACGCATTCAATGCTATCTGATTGATAGCGGAGAATGTCTCTACCCGCTGATCCTTGGAGAGGTGCAACAGTTCGCATAAGTTCTCCACAAGTGAGGTTGCTTCCTGGTCGACTGGCTTCCAGTTAGTAATAAAACCATTGATTTGAGAATGTTCGTTTGGGATACTAGTCCCAGGTCCTTGATCTTCTGGGAAGCGTGAGTCACTTAATTCCGACGTCAAACTGATGAGGAAGTAAAGTATGTTGTTGATTgcttccttcatcaggtccatgtttttGGTATGGATCTCCTGAGCTCGTGCCAGATCGACCAGTCTTAGGATTTCACAGTTGGTTGTGCCATTAGCTGGAGCGGAAAGATCGTCATTCCCCTGAGCGAGATTTGAGTTTGTAGAGACAGTCCGAAAATCGACCATCTTCTGAAATATAGAATAGATAAAGAAATCTAGGATCTGATattgcaaccgaaagattaatctcccacaggggtcgccaattttttatgggtgaaTATCGTTTCTGCCAATTTTGGTAATTTcagtaggtgagtgagaaacaaatctaaatcctaaacaaatgtactgcacgggagtactttagattcgagagatcaatctgtataactccgtcctaaaccaagaaatggaggttccggatttgcttcggtcacaaagaggaggagaagggctggtttagggtgggaagcgaagagagtgttgagaccagaacagttctggaagagtagtacttgacttgtatcacaaGGTGAAAGATTTTGGGAAAGTtagcaaagtttcctttctgagtattgtatttctcctgaccaaaaacttgttgtcttggtggaaataggtaagacctatttatacaagtctaagtgaaacgtactctagcctcgtaagaaaaagaaaccgatgagttaaatgggaagaggtggaaacgcctggtattgatggaattgatgttccataatgaaatagcgtttcaccattacttcctgcatttactaaccgttttattcttaatacactgtcttgaaacgggcatttgtgtatgccgcacgctgtaaaccgctaaaccaaaaccctaaagagcatcccccagtttgtgacatgtattgatgtctcgagtgttttcgtggaaaacgtgtagcatgtcgctggtattTGATAAGTTGAGATAGAGAAATGTgacggctcagtggcgaccttcgacggtcgagattttgcatcttgagaggaatcgtggcctttgatgtaggcgcggcatgccaaagtgcaagggttgcataacatgtgccaatgacttgtgtggaatgccttggatGTAGGCGTTGCGCATCGGGTGGAGGTggaaatgccaaaatgcaagtgttgcatgacatgtgccaatggcgcgcgtagcggctttggccctaggtttgcactgcttggcatgctaggttgcaagcgtcgtttggcatgtgccagTGGCGTGTGTGGtggattggccctaggtttgcacggctaggcatgctaggtcgcaagcgtcgcttggcatgtgacaatggcgcgtgtggcggcttggccttaggtttgcacggcttggcatgctaggttgcaagcgtcgcttggcatgtgccaatggcgcgtgtggcgtcttgcccctaggtttgcacggctaggcatgctaggtcgcaagcgtcgcttggcatgtgacaatggcgcgtgtggcggcttggccctaggtttgcacggcttggcatgctaggtcgcaagcgtcgcttggcatgtgccaatgggcgTGCGGCGGCttgcccctaggtttgcacggcttggcatgctaggttgcaagcgtcacttggcatgtgccaatggcgcgtgtggcggcttggacctaggtttgtacggctaggcatgctaggtcgcaagcgtcggttggcatgtgccaatggcgcgtgtggcggcttggccctaggttttcctggcttggcatgctaggtcgcaagcgtcgcttggcatgtgtcaatggcgcgtgtggcgtcttggccctaggtttacacggctaggcatgctaggtcgcaagcgtcgcttggcatgtgcgaatggcgcgtgtggtggcttgaccctaggtttgcacggcttggcatgttaggtcgcaagcggcgcttggcatgtgccaatggcgcgtgtggcggcttggccctaggtttgcacggtttggcatgctaggttgcaagcggcacttggcatgtgtcaatggcgcgtgtggcgacttgcccctaggtttgcacggcttggtatgctaggttgcaagcggcgcttggcacgtgccaatggcgcgtgtggcggcttggccttaggtttgcacggcttggcatgctaggttgcaagcggcgcttggcatgtgccaatggcgcgtgtggcgacaTGTCACTCGGCTTGCACGGGTTGGTATGCTAGGTTACAAGCGACGctttgcatgtgccaatggcgcgtgtggtggcttggccctaggtttgcacggtttggcatgctaggttgcaagcggcgcttggcatgtgctaatggcgcgtgtggcgcaatgattgcgcGGCTCGAATTTTGCACGGTTGctatgatgcgcagcgattatgcggctttgttttggcatagttgtcgtGATGCGCAGCGATGATGCGGctttgttttggcatagttgccatgatgcgcagcgtgTGTGCGGctttgttttggcatagttgtcgtGATGCGCAGCGATGGTGCGGctttgttttggcatagttgccgtGATGCGCAGCGAGCGTGCGGctttgttttggcatagttgtcgtGGTGCGCAGCGAGTGTGCGGCTTTGTTTTAGCATAGTTGTCGTGATGCGCAGCGAGTGTGCGGCTTTATTTTGGCATAGTTGTCGTGATGCGCAGCGAGTATGCGGATTTGTTTTGGAATAGTTGTCGTGATGCGCAACGAGTATTCGTctttgttttggcatagttgtcgtGATGCGCAGCGAGTATTCGTCTTTGTTTTGGCATatttgccatgatgcgcagcgattgtgcgacttagggttttgtgtgtcgaaaccctagtttagcatttgaaaaagataccctggtaatcttttacataagtgcattaaatgttctaataaatacgcttagcgtcaccggtgacgtcatgctatgcgtaaggttttacgattttaccccttgtctaaaaccACCATCACTACAAGTatattacaacaagaagaagcaatcAATTTTCATCTCTCTCATTTCACTCAGTCTCAGAATCACCAGTTTCTTTTTCAgaatcttcttcagaatcttcttctcgatcagtaacttggatatcaggaatgggtacattttcaggaatcgCTGGAAAGCTGTATTTcgacaaaggaataccattctcGAAACAAACTCTTTTAACAGCAGCCTCGCGAGAGCGATTAGCATCGTTACTGTTGTTTTTGACTAAATTAaaccaattttccttcaattgctggTATTTTGAGTTACGAGCGTATGATTCTTCTTCCTTAGCAGCCAAGCGAGTTTCTAGCTCTGAAACTTTCTTTTGATATTCCTTTTCTTTCTCTGCGAAGCATCAACAGAAGAGTTAAGATAACAGACAATTATTCTTACAAAATATgaatgaagatcaaagaacaacaaatgaccttcataattggaaataatgtctgcgaccaGTGTATAATGCTCAGTGTGAAGGCTAATATTTACACCTAAATTAtttctagcatcgttcagaactctagcatcccacttaaactcagcttcactttctataaggagttgagatcgaattaaatttctttcctcAATAAGAATGTCTCTCTCACGACAAGCTGAATCACGTTCTATCTTAACCTCAATAATGGATTCTTGAAATTGTTCTAGTGCTTTCGAAACCCTAAAAACGATTTCATCTTTCTCAATGATAAGTTTTTTCTTCTTCGCCTCCAATATTTGAATTGCTTCTCTCTCCTCATAAAAACGTCATTTGAAATTATTAGCAGCGGATAATGCATTTTTATGGCGTTCTCTAAGGGTAGTATATTTTAATCTTAGTTCTTCCGAGCTAAGGTTTTCACATCCTCCAGTAGGATAATTACTTAAAGAGGAATTGAGGTGCTCTAAAATAATCAGCATCGGGAAGATTATCCGCTTCATCAGAAAGGTCATGCAGGTCTGCAAAAGTAACTAAGTAAGAAGTGCGAACGATCGCATAAAAAAAAAGGAGTGAGGAAGTATAAGTTACATACCAATGAGTTCCTTATTTCTTTCTCGAGCTTGGAGAATTAATTGAGAATTAGTTAAATTCTCATTTCTAAGTTTTGTATTCTCTCTTGTAAGATTCGTATTCGCATCTGAAAGAATAGCCTTCTCATGTTTCGGTGTAGTATTCTCATCTTGCAAGTTGCGAAGTTTTCTCTCATTGTCTAAAGAAATTGCATAAGATATGCGGGcaatctatggaaataaaaacatcataagaaaaagaagaaataataaggAAAAGATAAAAGTAAAATGTTGCAGAATATTACCAAGCCATTCATTGCAAATTGAAAATCTGGATTTATTGCAGAGGCAGATCCGCGAAGAGATCGATCCCCCAAATCAGAAGCAGTACAGATCTTTGAGACCATCTTGAAAGCACGTTGCGTTTCAACATCTTCAAGAGTATCAAGAGCATCTCCAGAAAAAATATCGGATAACTTCTTACGATACGAATCAATCAATACCTCTTCTTCAGAAGCCAAAGAGGAATTGGCAGAAATTGAAGTTGACCTAACGAAACGATGATTCTTCGGTTATTCCACTGCTCAGATTTGATTAGATCAAGATTGAGTTTGGATGCGAAATTATATGAAGGAGGAAGGGAGATCTCATAACCCCTCTGATTGAAGTCAGTTTTCACTCTGTCAAATTCGatctccatctttttaccagcaggAGTGATTAAAGAATGGGAATGAAAAGTATAAatttcagagaagatgaagaagaatgaaagaaataAAAGGAATAAGGTAGAAGAGAATATATAGGAAAGAGGGGCCCGTTTTTCAAGATTTATTCTCATTAATACGAAGAAACGAATGGATAAAAACATACGGTTAAAAAGGACGTGTCGAAAGATGAGTGGTTGAAAGGACACGCGTACATAAGGAGAGCTTGAAATATGGAAAGTTGTCggcaaagtaaaatgaaaaaagacaAACATGTGTGATTTGCAAATggagaatttctcatatcgctcactctgaagaataagcaatatgagaagaggcaaatgtaggagttaaatatcgcataCGTTATTAACTACGCGAAGTAAATAATACAACCTAAGCGAATGTGtcgcacacaacaaagttgagatgacgcgcCAGATGATGtcaacaaagtcacgagtaaagtgtgaagaagtatgcgaagaagtatgctatgcgaagatgagcgatcgtatatgagcgaatgtgtcgccaagtgatcccgaaaataatgggattcttagatgtcatccactttgtaaaatcctatataaaggagagagtcatTGTTTTTAGGAGAATTCTAAGGTAAGTCTTAGTAAAGAAATAGGGAAAGAGAGAGAGTAAATCAAGGTCTCAAGTATAATtattgtaatacttgaatctgtCTTGTAAGCATTCTCAATCTCTGATTAATAAAACAAGAGTTCATAATGATCACCTAGAAATTGATCAGTTTTAGTGAAGTGTAGTTGTAACTACGTAGAACATCCAGACGCCGGTAAGTACACCATTTTGATCAAGGAAGTATTAAATTTTATAAATACTTGCTAACACTACGTAGAACATCCAGGCGCGGGTAAGTACACCATTTTGATCAAGGAAGTATTAAATTTTTTTGACCAAATGATCATTCACATGTTTTGGTAAAAGGTTAGTATTAAATTTGCATTTTTAGACTGTAGGAAATCTGGGGCATGTGACCCCCAAAAAtaaatcaagaaaataaaatacttCCTTTTCCAGGAGGACCCATAACAAGTTATCATGTGAGTATGGTACTGTAGTTAATCTCCGATCACCATTGTCCTCCTAATCTCATCACCGTCGAACTTAAAAAATATAACATCATAATATCATCTTAGTCTAATTACAAAATTTAGTCACAATTGCAATACGTGTCAACAAGACAATTATAACTTCATAATTTAAATTACTGCCTGTTTAATCAACGGAAATCTTAAATCTGACGTCTTTCCATTCAATGCCGGAAATAGGAGAACGGTGCTGAAAATAAGTCCTGAATTTTCATTACAACAAATTCACAATACAAAATCACAGAAGTTAACCCATTCAATTGATTCCTATTACATATACTAATAACATAGTTCAAATCCAGATTACCACAGATCTTAAAATTTTCTACAAAATTCTTTCTGCAGCCAATCAATCAAGAGTCTATTAGTAATACTACCTTTTTCAAATCTCAAGTCAACCGTTATGGATTGAGCTTAATGTATTTTCTTGTATCAACGACTACCTCTCCAGCACAACCCTACAATAGGCAATAGCGGAGACATCCGTAACCGAGGACCCCAAGCTTACAAGATGGAACTTGAAGTGGTAGATCAACTTGAAAATACACGAGATGAAGACCACCTAAATGTTTAAGCTACATTGAAAACAAAGGAATGGTTTTGAGAGGAAAAATCGTGTGAGAAACGGATTATATTGTATGTGTGATGGAGGATTTTCTTCATATAAAATCAAGATCTCATTCATTTCTATGATCGTTTTGCACAGCAAAAATTCAAATGACAAGATTAGTAGATCTACAAAGAGACAGAGAAACGAGAAGTGGAGACGGCGAGGTTTTTTGTTTGTTGAGTTGAGAGAACAAGAAAGTGATAGAGAGATATTTATATAGTGGTCAGTATTCTAAACCCTAAGGCCTTACCTGATCAGGGACAGGGACAGAGCCAAGGCCAGGGCCAATATTAGCAAGTACTATAAGCTGGGCCTAGTAGTTCATTAATGTTTACCATACCCAATCACCTAAGTCTTTAACTAAACCGATTTTTatcaaagttttgttgaattCTAATACAAGTTATGGCAAATATCGGCGCAAAACAGAAATGTCAAGAGCATATCATCTGTAGTAGTGAttaaggtagtcaatatcggttgtacggACC harbors:
- the LOC113340625 gene encoding uncharacterized protein LOC113340625, with the protein product MKSPVQGRPLCLYTAFSDTVVGTLLAQEDDEGIEHTIYYFSRTLRDAELGYPKAENACLALNYSIQKFRHYLLSNKVVLISKSDPIKFLLSKPALIGRPDKWLLQMSEFDITCASPKAIKGQAVADLLAALLGENTLKLLEGLPGDPPEVFLVKEEAWLLFFDGSSTPSTNTGGAGVVLVSPAGEVFSYSFKLYFPCTNNSAEYEAFLIGLSLAKQAGATRLEIRSDSKLLVNQMNGIYALKELTPASYRAEAQKLLNYFVDVTITHIGRNSNKHADCLDTLSSKLQFEGFEETLTVKRRTIASTWLPLPKKDGEDDWRTPIIQELNSSLSQGKVSLKTLRSFFMLQGVLYHRNPDGSLSVCLGKEEVQHQLDRVHDEVCGITSVVTLYRRLQRLGYYWPGYYWPEMEAQSRSLQKTCSNCQAPPHQSEFFNINLAGDWQRSYISYLCDGILPTNKENASKIKDESKKFVFHDRILYRKSFGGSLLRCLNEA